Below is a window of Ochotona princeps isolate mOchPri1 chromosome 19, mOchPri1.hap1, whole genome shotgun sequence DNA.
CCCTCCAAGGCCCAGCTCCAAGGCCAGTTCCTCCAAGAACCCAGGGTGGACACCCACACTGCCAAGCACTCTCCTCAGGGCTCGCAGCCGACTCAGTTCCTAAGCCCATCACCTCTCCTGCTCATGACCTCTCCTGAACAACTTCGGTCTTGAACAAGGTtggacctctttttttttaagatttatttatttatttattttaattgtaaactCAGAGGAGTGAGATCTCACTTCTTTCTGAAGAGAAAGTCATTAACTCTGCCAGGAAAGGTGTGCAGTCTCAAGATAATATCTAAAAACCAAAAGTATCAATCACCCAGTCCCAACCCCATCCATTTGCCCTTATTTCTGATTGTTACCACAAACCTAGCCATTCCAGAAAAGAAATAATGActgattgttgttgttttttttttcaggcaatgGAGTGGCAAATCTATTCATGATAGAGTGAACATGTATTCCTTCAATCTTCAGTTGACTCTGTATAATTGAAAAAACATTGAGTATTTATCTGTTGGGCCTGTGGATCAGCCAACCTGGATCCCTGCCCTGTTTTCTCCAGCTCGCTGTCCTCTAAAGACAGACTGGGAATCCAAGGCTGTGAGGGTGTGGGTaagcggtccaatgcccaatgctTCACAGCCTGTGCAACCCcaacaggaagggaagggaagctatgccacttccttcccccttcctcccctctcccagtgTCAGCTTGGAGCCGTGGTTTCCAATCCTGGCCTCTTCCACAGATGGTCTGCTATTTAACATAGAGAAGATGTGTGGACACAGACTGTAAACTGAAGAGCAAAATGCATGGATGTGTGGCTCTGCTGAATGGCACGATGCTTAATCCACAGCTATGGAAAGGTGTAGGTTACAGCTGCACAGCCTTGAGCAAGCTGCTTCACTGATCCATCTCTTCATCTCCAAGCTAGCATGGTGACATCCAGACTAATGGCAGTGGCATGACAGGTGGGCATCCCTATCTCCTGGGACAAGTGGGAGGGTTATGTGAACCAAAATGCGGAAAACGCTAAGCTCTTAGCACAGAGCACCAGGACCTCAAGCATCTGCTGTTCTTAACATCAACCATTGGTCCCCAGGCTCTAGCTGAGAATCAGCCAATGCATGTTAATGTTGATGGTGATCTGGCTTCTGAGGAAGGACTTCTCCCCTTGATGGTGTTTGCCAGGGTCTGACACAAACTAGAAGCAGTCCATGATGAGAAGCAATGGAGTTACAAAACCTGAGTGGGTCCCAGCCCCTGAGCTTCAGTCTGTGCATCTGTTGAACGAAGGTCATTAACTCTTACCTGAGTCTTCCCTGGGCTAATTAGCTTTCTCCTCAGCTGTCGGCTTACCACTCGTTGCACACCCCAGGAACCATCAGACCCTTCTTTTGCTAGGATCCCTTTCCACATCCGAATCTTTGTCTCTCACAAAAACACAAACAGGAAGTCAGAACCTTAATCCACAAGGCAATAGTACTTGGGGGGGATGGCAATGAGAGGTGACCAGACCATGTGAACCCCACTCCCCTCATGTACGGGACCAGTGTTGATTATCAAAGAGCTCCGGGCTTCAAGGGGACCCTccattctctttcattctctcactGCCCTTGCACCATGGGAAATAAGAAGGCCCTGGCCAGATGCAAGTACCTTGAACTTGCACTTGGCAGCCTCCAGAacagtgagaaataaattttctttataaattgcCCAGTTTGTGCCTATCTCTGATGGCCACAGAAGCCAGATGAAGATACTGTGCCATAGCCCAGCTTGGTCCTGGGCAGGCTACCCATCAGCGGGCATCAAGCCACGTAACCAGGTGTCTCTTGGTTCCTGTTCTAGGTCTTCAGCATCTTCACACGCCCCAGTTGCCACTTCACAGCCTGATGCCAGCCCAACAGGACACTCCACTCCCTGGGTCCTCCTCACCTCTGTGGCTGCTTGATCCTAGCTCTTCCCTCTTGGGCTCAGCCAGCTGACAAGAAGAAAGGTCACAGAGGAAGGTCAAGACTCTCAGacacatttatctttatttgtttCCTGTCAGAAAATTTCAAGAATTACACCAAAAAATACTTGAGCCTCTGCTACCTACTGACAAAAATACACCACGAAATTATGAAGCGCTCAGCAGTTTGGCGAGGGACAGTTGGTTATTCCGCTTCGGATGACAAATGAATTTACAGGTGACGCAAGGTGATGGGGAGGCGAGGGGTGGTCGAGTGGAGTGGAAGAGGGAGCAAAACCAGATGAGAGCATTTGGCAGAATAATTTGAGCTAGACTAGTCTTATTACCCAGCTGCTGTATATGATGATTTTGGTAACATAGCAAGCCACAAAGCTATACCCTTTAAATGGCCTGTCAGACACTTGTGGGGAAAATGTAGCACCTCTCAAAACCCAATAACcagttcttgcagccacttggggctgGACTGTGCCTGAAGCCAACATCCCCATAGAATGGGCCTCCTTGAAAAGCTTGTGAGAGGACAGCATGGAAGAGCATTTAGGGCAAGGAAAAGGCCTGTTGTGTGCCAGAGGCTGCTTTCTTACCCACAGCTTCTGGAATCCCACTGGCGACTTGGGCAAATATCCCCCATCATCACAATAGCATGGGCACACACAGGGACCTTCCCCAAGTTTCTTTCTAAATGGTTTGGCATTGTTGCAGCCTCAGTCATTGCTGCAGCCTCAGTCATTGAATCTCTTCCTGCCCATCTCCTGAGGGTCCCAGTTAAAATCCTACTGTTCCTATTCCTATAGTGATTAGCACTTTGGGGGTCAACAAATACTAATTTAGAACTCAGTGCTGTGCTTCTACCAAGCCCTGGGGTGCATGCCTATCCGGGGTCTTCCTTCTTCCCCCAGCCTCCttgtcctcttcctctttctaccACTGCTCTCTTGTAAACATGGACAGTGTCCTGGCAGAGAGCTAGaaaaaacaggggaaaaaaaaaagaattgaatctGCCCATGTCCCAAGGTCATTATCAGCCTCTGCAAAACCCAGTACCACAGAGCTCAGCCACGTGGGTTCTGCCCAAGCCACAGCAAGGATTCTGTGCAGTTTGTGTCAGTTCTGCAAAATGCATCTGTGGTCAGTATGCTTTAGTCTGGCTTGAGCTCATCCTGGTCTTAGAAGTGCCAAAATCAGTCCTCTCCCCCGCTCTGTCTTCTCCTCGCTCCCCTGCAGGCCAACAGCGAATGACGGGGCTCCATCCTGCATCACTCACTTGGGCCCTTCCCTCGGAAGCCCACTTGAAGCTCTCACTTTTCCCGTCTAAGAAGCCGCACTCTTTATGGTTCCATGCTTTGGTACCTCCtacttcttcctgtctttctgtttaaaaaaaaaatgttttcctaacAAAGAATAAGCAGTGGCTTTGAAAATATCTTACATGGGAACACTCAACACGAAACATGCCTTTGTACATGAGCCTGACTCGGGACAAATCAACGATACCAAGggacaaaaaagaaatatcaattcAGACGACTCCAGCGCACGAGATTTTAGGAGAGCTCCTCCCTcccgcccacccccagcccacccccgcCCTCATCTCCCAGGAGTACAGTATTGTCTTATTACTGGAGCTTGGCTTGATCAACGGGGGCCCGCCATCTCCACCACCGCCCCCCACTCCCCTCGTCCCTATTCTAGCTGGTCTAGGCTTCTAATGGCCCTGGGTCTTGGGTGGCTTGGGCTCATGGATGACAGCAGCTGCCGACAGCCAGGGCCCGATGGCCCGGGCAGTGCTCTGCTTGGCCACACTGTAGTGGCTGATGACTGTGTAGAAGCGGCTTCTGGAGTTAGGGTCCTGGGATGAGTAGTAAGCATCCAGGGAGGCTGGAATACAGCGCTTGTGCTAGGAAGAAAGAGACAAGAGTTAGCCATCCTTCTACCGGCTGCTTCCTCCCCCACCTGCCACTAATCCACCCCTTCTGGGGGCCATATCCCCAACAGGCTCTCATTCAGAAAGCAAGCAGCAGCAACCcaacctgggcccctgccacaaagAAGGCCTTCCTTAGCCCcaacaccatcaccatcaccaccatcatcaccaaagCTAGAAGGAGCCAGAAGGATCCTGATACTAATAATGACGCAAAGACAACTTCCTCCACCTTCTCATTGGGGAACGCCGGTAGACACTACTGGTGCCACCACCAGATCCTCCCACCCATGATCCAGTGGCTTCTCTGGGATGCTGCCCACAGGTAATGGCTATTTATTTCCTTCATTGTATCCTTTCTGTTCTCATGTCAAAAGTCTCATTTTCTAACATCAAAGTTATATATTTGCATCCTATAGACACAAATGATCTCTTACATAGATGAAGAACTGTCACAAGATAATGCCAAGGTGACTGCAAAACGCTTGACTCCTGAATGAACTCTGAgctttctctgcagctctgcaATGTCTTCATAGTACAAACAGCTCAACTTTGgagttttttatttttgctgttgagGAAAAGTGTGCCCATATAAccattctgctttttaatttcaGTCCTGTGGACCATGCATTACATGAGTCTGCTCTTTACTAGGAAATCagcttttcttatttctgttCACACCACATAGAGCTCCCTTGTAGAGGGACCTCTCACATGCAATTCATTCGACTTGATCCCACCATGTGGCAATCTTTCTGAATCTTGATTCTGATTAAGTTTGGAATCATAGGAAGCTAacagcagaaaggaaaaacacatatCTTCAGGCTGGGAAAGTCACTGTGCAGACCTCCTTTGGACCAGAGTAGCTGTGGTGTCTTGGAAAATTCTTTTCACAAAGCAGTCTTAGTTTCTATGAGAGTGACATACCCTATTTTTAAGAATGGTTGTACAGTGCCATTGAGTACATGTATAGTGACATGTTTAAGGAAGTGTTGGACCAGGAGCCGGACATAAAGTATATACTCAGTAAGTGATACCTACAGTTCTTAATATTAGCACCTGTGTCAGCTCTAAGGCAGATCCTTTCTTGATTGCTGGCAACATTCGCTGAGAGCATGTTATCTAGCAGGCCCTTTGCTAATTTTGCTGACTTAAATTTGCTCCTTAAAGCCTCATAGGTTGGCAGTATCAGCACACATGTTACAGGCTAGAGAAATGAGACTCAGAGGCAGTCCAGTCTGCAAGGGAACGCTTGTCCTCAGAGCAGAGTCAGGGAGAAAGAGGCTTAGCTGCAAGACTAGGGTAGAGGGCCTCATCAGCACCTGTTCCCTGTCTTTACATCTCTGTGGCCCATGTGAGGCTACATCCACCAGGCCAGGGAGCTCCATGCCTGCAGAGGTGGCCAAGGATGAAGTGACAATGTCAAGTGAACTGGTATTCTCTCACTGTGGATAGGCCAGGGAGCTCCATGCCTGCAGAGGTGGCCAAGGATGAAGCGACAATGTCAAGTGAACTGGTATTCTCTCACTGTGGATGTGCTGGTGAAAGCCAGACCATCTGCTGACCTTGGAGAGTGGTGTCTCCACTGCCTACTTGAGATGAAATCTTTCATGCATACTTGAAAATACCTTTCCAGGTGCGTATTTCATTCTAAGCAATATACAGGGAGATTGCCAGACCCAGAACTTCTGTGCCAACAAAGACATCACTAATCCCTCTAATCGAAACTGATGCTAGCCTAGGGCCACTCACCTGCCAGAAGCTCCTTACCTTATAGACAAATCCTTCTGGGCAGCTGTGGTCGTAGGTGAAGGCTTTGTAAACCACCAGGAATACGATGCAGGCGAGGAAAGCTAGGGCCAGGCTGACAAGGATGGTGACCTGGAGAGACACATTGAGAACCATTCAGCCTCTGTTTGCCCATCACCAGCCCAAATGTAGAACACTCAAAACCTGAAAGAAAGggtggccaggagcccagaaaactggctctgtcctggctctgccactaaCTGGCAGCCTTAGGCAAACCACCTTGTACTCTGGATCCCAACCTCCCCCTTCTGCAGCGCAATTTCTGAAGCTCCTTCTTGTCTCCACATGTGATTTCTGCTCTCATTCTACTTTCTCTGTTAGCCTTGTAGAGAGCAGGAAGAGAGTGAGCCTTAAGCCAACATGCCCCATGCTTCTTGGCCTTCACTGCCCCTGCTACCACATCCATTGTCCACCTCCAAGCTCAGACACTGATTATTTATGCAGCATCAACCAGTTGCCAGATACACACTTCGAAAACATCCCTCAATAGCAGccctgctccacccccacctcaaaTCTGTTCTCCATGGATTCTTCCTTGCTGCGAAAAATGTCAACTCCACCTTTGCAggcacaaaagccaggagttttgaAGTCATCgttgactctctgtctctctctctctcttgttcttggCATCCTACCTCCCAGCAAAAACTACTATTTCTTTCAGATTCACCCAAGGTCTGGTGTTTCTTGTGAACTCAGCTGCTTCCAGCCGGGCCCATGTCTTCATCCCCCATGACCCGCAGAGTGGACGCAACCTGCTCATTCATCTCTTCTTTGCCATCTTGGATGATTTGACTCAGCAAGCAGAGAGATCTTTGTCAAACGTAAGCTGAGACACGTTCCCTTTCTGCTCAGAAGGACTCAACAAGTTCCAACTCCGAATCTCCAATCCCTTACCTACAAGCAAGCATTTAAGAAGCAATGCAACACCAAACAAACTTGAGATGCTGGTAGGATTTATCAGAAAAGAGTACATGGCTAACCTCTGAGGAGTCACCAGGTTTCCCAGGATCACCGAGTATGCTCAGGCCCCATCACACTGCCAGTGCACAAAGGGGTGGAGTCTATTCCATGATGTTGGAACAGCCAGTGTCATCATCACCAGAATGCCATTTacctgctattttaaaaatatagtagaCCTTTGAGTCTACTGGCCTCAAAATATGCTAGACTTCCTCTCATGGAGGTAAAACCCAATCAGTCTGAAACACCTGCATctcacttccttctctctccagggCATGTTTTATGAGCATGAAAGGAGAAGGAGTTCACATAGCTCCAAACAAATGGAGCTGTTGGCGACACCTTTACACCCTGAATGGCAGAGActggggaaagaaaagagaaggaggcTGCAAGGAGAGTCCTACGGGCCTGTCTATGAGAAACCCCTCAGGCATCTATACACAGTTTGAGGAGGAGATATGTAAAACctcatttttctctatttttgtttattattttatgataatcATTGCCGACACATTATGTTCCTCCATCAGTCCAAGCCCTCATCTGAAGCCTGCAGCCTCCCGCCCCAAATTGAGCTGAGCATGCTACAAGGGGAGACAGTACAGTGATTGGACCAGAACCACCAGCAAGACATAAGGCCAAAATGGAAAAGTCAGTGCAGGTTGAACGTGCAGTAGGAAATAAGCCAAAGACACAAACACCCTCTTGAAACCCTGGTGTTGAAAAAGGGCAAGACCCCTGCCCGCCAAGACTAAAGAGCTAGGAACACAGCTGGCCAATGTTTGGAGGAGTGTAGAGATAAAGAAGCTGAAAATGCCCTGATTTCCCATCAACTGAGGAATGGCAGCACAAATTATAGCATCAGCCATAGTATCCATGGGTTCACCTAAATGCAgcctgaaaatatttggaaaaagttGTATTTGAACTGAACgtgttttcccttccttttctcagTTCCTAAACAATACACTATAACAACTGTTTGTGTTGCATTAAGTACTGCAAATCACCTACAGACGGTTTCTGGCAGGGTGGGGCCCTGGAAATcatctggtctggccctgccaaggcaactgcaggcaggatTCAAGATTCAATAAATCCTGAGCAGGCTCActtttaagttgatcattttggatggcctgcaaatgatgctataaatatccCAATGGCCTTTGGcaagggccagccttgtggcacggCAGCTGAAGTCACCTCTGGCAATGctgttatcccatatgggcataggagtccaagctgtcccacttccgaaccacttccctgctaacactcctggggaaagcagtggaacatggcccaagtgatcaaacccctgccactcatgtgggagttccggcagaagctcctagctcttggcttcagcttagtCCAACTTTGTCTGCAATGGTCATCTGGggactgatggaagatctcccctgcccacctccccaccgacacactcacacatacacacacaacccaTGTAACAGctatttaaataagtaaataaatacatattcttttaaaaatgacttttggCAGACACAAAAAAAGGCCCCCCCCCGAGAATACAGGAAAATGTGTACAAGTTACATGTAAAAGTCATTTTATGAGCCTCCATGGACTTGGCATTTTTAGAAGTCTCAGAATCAATCCCGTTCCCATAAGGGAAGACTGTCCATTCTGTGACTATTCTATGGAATAGCATTCAGCCATAACAGGAAATGCAAATGCACCTTGAAAAGAGAGTCATAAAATGCCACACATCACACGATCCTATTCATAGGATGGGGGGTGGATAATGATCACACAGGGTTTCTgtgtttaagattcatttctttttacttgaaaggcagagctatagagaaagaatgaaagagagagaaagaaatacccCCCAacagctacagtggctggagctgggttggcccaaagtcaggagcttggagatTTTTAggggggtctctcacatgagtgcaaagctccaaggacctgggccatcttctgctactttcccaggagcattatcagtgagcacaatcagaaatggagcagtctgaATGGGAGCTTGCATCTAAATGGGATGTAagcgccacaggcagaagcttaacctactacatcacaatgccagcccctggtgtTTCCTCTCAAAATGTTGCAATGATTTGAGAGTAGACAAGGGTGCTGGTTGGCACACTATGAATGTGTTCAACGCCACTGAAGTATTCATTTTAGCATCATTGATTCTATgttttataaatctgacttcaattaaaaaaaaaattggacccCAGGCAGAAACCTGACCCTGGCAGTTGTGTCTCGAtggggcagagaggcagagaccatTTTCCTAAGAGGTGACTTCTCCTGCATGGGGGACTCAGATCCTGCCAGCACATCCTTGTCTTATAGGGGTCA
It encodes the following:
- the NSG2 gene encoding neuronal vesicle trafficking-associated protein 2, with product MVKLNGNPGEKGTKPPSVEDGFQTVPLITPLEVNHLQLPAPEKVIVKTRTEYQPEQKNKGKFRVPKIAEFTVTILVSLALAFLACIVFLVVYKAFTYDHSCPEGFVYKHKRCIPASLDAYYSSQDPNSRSRFYTVISHYSVAKQSTARAIGPWLSAAAVIHEPKPPKTQGH